The nucleotide window aataataATTTGCTGCTCCCGTCAGAGCCCCATCTCCCACGGCAGCACTTCATCCCCACCTGCCCCCGTTCCAAAGCCACCCTGCCCCAACCTTGTCCCCTcacctgagagcagcaggaatccTCCCCCGACTTTGTAGGAGTGGGGGCTGGAGAAGGGGACCCCACACACCAGCAGGAGCCCCCCCACGAGCCCGGCAGCCACGGCCAGCAGGATGAACGCCGTCCAAAATCCTCTGTACACTGCAACAGGAGCAAAGGCAGtgaaaggagagggaaagagggaaactTCAacctcagaaatatttttcttaatgatGTCATGTTTAACTCCTGCTTTAGCAACAGTAAAAACAACAACCTGAGATGCTGCTGTGtcaggcagagctgaggctcTGGCTTTGCCAGGGCACCTGGAACAGCCACGGGTTCAGGGGGAATGTCATGCCCTACAGAATGGGACTGGAATGAGGCCAAAGGGGTGGGAAAGTTTGCCAGGgaagcacacaaaaaaaaaaagggtgagaGGAGAGGACACTGTTCTTAACTGTGCTGGGGAAGGTTGGAAAAGCTTggcaggaaaggaaagaaaatagcaAAATTTGGAGTGGTGGATTCAGACCACAGCTTTGTTCCACTTTAATTAACACTTCGGGAAGGTGCCAGGCTCctggtttaaaataaaagtgtttGCTAGCAGGACTGGAGGGAAAACAGGAGCTCATGAGTTCCCCCATTAATGGCCTTGTTAGACTCTGGGAAGGAGAATggggcaggagagcagctgccTCTCCATCCAAGGAATTTGGGAGTTTGGCTCTGACTTCATACAAGCACCCCAGGCAAAGATGAGCAAGCTTGGTCCATCACATCCCACCAGGTGGGACAGGATGGGATGTAGCCCACTAATTCAAGTCTCCCAGCAGCCAAGTGCTTTGCAGACACTGCCATAAACCTTATCCAAAGGTAGTGGTCCTCCAGCAGAGACCCTATGATACCCTGCTCCCCATCCCCTGATTTATCTGACCCCTTGGACCACCACATCTCTCCCTGCCAGTGGTTTTCCAGAAGCTCCAGCTCGATTTAAGCTGAGCACAAGGAAGTGGGCAGTGCTGAAATGATTCacacttgaaagaaaaatgataCAGAGAAGATGCGTTTTCCTCATTTGAAACCATTTTGTCAGGAGAGCCACTTAGGGAGAGATAAGTATCTTGAACTCTCCAAAACCACAGAATTCATTTTCATGTTTAACCTCCCGTCACCCGTTTCTCTCAGGGAGCCTAAGAGGATGCAGATAAGGCAGAATTATCTCTGGAGCAGGTAATAGCTGGAGGACTGCTCTCCTTGGACAGCTCCTGTTCTGTCAGCCTTTCCAGAGAGGAAGGGCTGGGCAGAAAGAAAAGGATGCTATCGACAGAAGGGGCTCCCCAcgagggctctgcagaggattGGGGCAGGGGAGGAGCCCAAAATGTGGAGGCTGAGCCACCCCCAGGTCCCTGAGGTGAGGGGACAggcagagcccccagccccacatccctgGAACCTCCAGGCAGCCGTCATGGGCAGAAAAGAGCTCGGAGAATAATCCCGAGGTGGTCCCGGGACTGCCCCGGGGGACACATCTGGGAGGGTTCCACAGCCGGGGCTGGCAGGCAGGGGCAGATGCCTCCAGCCCTTTATTAGGATGGAAGGaatagtgtgtgtgtgtgtgtgtgtgtttatcaGCAGGATGATTCGAACCGGGACGCTGTGCGCATCTCTCCCAAGCAGGAACAATCCCGCTGCTCATCCCGCATCCTgcaccagctcctcctcctccctccgcAGTCCCTCGGATCCATTTGACACCCCGGGGCAGGAATTCTGCACAGCCAAAGAAACAAGCTGCCCTTCCTCACGTGCTCCTactgacaatattttttttttaaattaatttctcatagaaaaaaaataatgaaataaaacaaaacaaaaaaaaaggtactACTAAAGGCTAAGGAAAAGGTCAAGATGTTTGTTTGTGCAGAATGTctgccctgcatccctggaggCAAGGCAGACTGATGCACACTATTTAAAGAAATCAATTCATTTCAAAAAAGATCATTGAATTAATTCTAACTGCTGCCACCAATTTAGCAAATTAAAATTCCTAACAGCAACTGATCCATTAAAGAACTTGGAAAATACAgagaaacataaataaaaagggACCCAGTTGAAAGGAAGCTCTCCAACTGCATAGTGttcattgctttaaaaataagccAGTCACTTACGTGATTTTCTAACAATTTGGTTTTTAACCGATTTTCCAGTACTTGTTTATCTTGCCTTGCAACAAATCAACACCTGAGCTATCCCAGGCAACCAGATTCTGGGACCGAGTCAGCACTCAGGCTGGGTTTGGGTGGTctggctccagctcctcccagtgAGAGAGGAGATGGGGGAGAGTGGATTTATCCTGCCTTGCTCACAGGAGCAGGTGTGAGACCCCCTGGGAGGGAGCTCAGCCCATCCCAGCACACCAGGCTGGAGGAGACAACGTGGGAGAACCTCTCAGTGTGTGCTtggggcagccagcccagcaggactgGTTTGTGGAGGAGCTTTCCAGAGGTCTTGGCCACGTGAATTTTCAACAGGAGAACCACAGCACTGACACACATCCCAGATCTCTGCCTGATCCCCTGgaaaaggagctgctgggggagaaggaaagaaactcacctGCAGTTGTGTCATAGGAGGGATGGGGGAAAGGTCCCACAGCAATGGGCATGGGGAAGAGGTAGCCATGCATGCAGAACTTGGGGTGGGCTTGGCTGGCtggaaaagatgaagaaaaagaagaactAAATCCcagtttgcttttatttcctgcaGAATCAGTTACAGTACTGATACTGTAAGATCagtaaaaaatattatcttggttagagagaaaaataaaaatacaaataataaatatgAAAGAGGGGAGATATCAGAGGATCGGAGACTACTTGCACATCTTCTCATCTTCATAACCTGAGACTTCGGTGGACAAAAATTATGAAAGATGGAACAACTGAAGTCAGTGTCAATATTCTTGTTGCTGTTTTCCTCCAGAGAATGTACCTGACCACCTGGAAGGGTCAAAATGTTTGGGTACCAGAGCAAGGTACTTCTAAGACCTCCAGCTGGTGAGAAGGAAATGCACAATTAGAATGGAAGTGCCCCATCAATATTAATACCACTGAGGCTTATCATGATTAACAGTAATAGAATGAATGttaaatgaattaattaatgGTTGGCCACTTATTTAAATATGTTCCCCAGCTCAAAGGAGCACTTTATAATAGGTGGACATTAGTTCATGCTAAATTGACTATGGAATACCTATTGAATTAATTATTACATCCACAGGAGCAGCAAATTAATTTGCCATGATCAATCCTATTATAATAAATACCTAAAGAAGTAGCAAAAAATTTGCCAGTTATCAGAGTGACTCATTTTACTTCAGGTAAAATTATATTATGTATTTCCATATAATGAAATTCAGTAGCAAACTCCCTGTCTCAAGCCTGTCCTTTTTTATCACAAATTTCCTGTGTGAAAAACCTCCCATTGCTGAGCAGTGGCGGGAAGTATTCCTGCAAGATTTTACAGGAAACAGGTCAGGGGCTGGGGGACCACGAAGTCATTTGAAATTTTAATCACTGCAGAGTAAATTTAGTGTGGGAACCTGCATTATTTGCAGGGAAGTGCCCTCTGAGGTGATTGTGCTGCTCAACAACCTCAGGAACATCTTCCATCGAGGCCTCGCTGGGCACAGGGCCAAGGGTTTTGTGGTGTTTAAAGAATATgcagaattatttaaaatctgaGGGGTTTTATCCCAAATCATGGCTGATGCCAGGTGTGTCCTGGTGTGGTCTCACTCCTTTCCTATTTCTGGTGGGAGCTCCTGGTTCACTGAGCCAACCCTTCACTGCACCAGGGTGGCACCAGCCAGGGTCACAGAACAGGTTTCATCTTTGCATCCCTGTTGTCTGTCTATTCTCAAGTGTAATTTCAACGAtcttgaaaagcaaaaaaggtgagaacttaaaataaaatagctttCCACAGTGCACTGCTGGTCCTGAGCACCCAGGGACACCACGAAGTGCAGTTCCAGCCTTCCCAGTGCTGAAAccagtgggagctgggaatgctgagcacctggaaggcagaaaacagGGACAGAAGAGCAATGCTGGGAAGGGCATGGCCTCATATTTACAGAATGCTGCTGAGCACAAACATCAACGGGTATTGGGAggcaggggaggaaggaaggaagggttCTCCTCgctggtggaagccaccacctCACATAACTCTGTAGATGATCAATTAAACGGCCTCATGAGGTTGCAACATTTTGGTGAACAGCCCTCTGAGAGCAAAATCCAAGTCAAAAACTGAGCATAGAAAAGGCACAAAAAGGGTGAGCCACTTTTGCTTTTGACGGAAgatgagaatgaaaaaaatgaaataaaaactgtcTCCTCATGCCTGGGAGCACTTCCTGTGTTTGTTTCCCATTAAACTGTGATGGAACGCTGTGGATACGGAGTGGTGGCATTGTACTCACTGTACCAGAAGGTCCAGATGGTCTCGGGGTGGCCCTCGCCAAAGAACCAGCACCGCCAGAAGAAACCCTCGTGGTGGAAAGTGAGGATCTCCTTCCCGACCTCTGTTGGAGTTTCAGCCTGGGGAGGAATGAAAGTCCAGGCTGAAACAGGGAACATCATGGTACAAAGAGTGTATGCATTGCTTAGGCAGACgttgatttaatttttatggggttttcatttgttttttgagTCAGTCTTGGTGAGATTGGGGAACatggaggagctgctgtcctTGACTTTCCGCTGTGTCACGGCTATGAAATGTTCTGACAACAAATTGTCCTGCAGACCTGCACAAACCATTTgcctccttttctcctgtcCATAAACCCCTGCTGGCCAGAGCTGGATGAGAATTCCAGGGAGCTGGACCTTCTGGGTGTGTTCTACTCCTCAAACACCTTCCTCCAACCCCCAGACCAGACCTGTGAGCACAAGGTTTTGGTCTTTCCTGAAGGCACAATATTGCAAAGTCCAGTCATGGAAGGTTTACCAAAGAACTTATTAAAATTATCCTCAAAACCAGCTTTATCTTCCCCACACACAGTTTGGTAAAGGAGACAGGACTGTGACAAAATTAAGTTTTTTGATGGAAGGGGAATGTCCACAGAGAAATGGCCCCAGTGAACCAGAGGAAGGAGATGGGACTCAACAGGGAGGTGCTAGAGGTACTTATCCTGTCACAGGTTAataggtttgggttggagggaccttaaaacccacccagtgccaccccctgccatgggcagggacaccttccactagtccaggttgctccaagccccgtccagctggccttgggcacttccaggagtccaggggcagccacagattcTCTGGGCACCCTATGCCAGGGCaccacagggaagaatttctctcCAGTATTTCTccagcagtgggaagccattccctgggtcctgtccctccatcccttgtccccagtccctctccagctctcctggagcccctctaggcactggaaggggctctgagctctccccaGAGATcttctgcttccctctcctAGATGTTTTTATGTATCACATTATAGCAGCTTTCAGAGCCCTGACCTGATTCTCCTTTTACTTCCAGGATAAAACCCTGACTATGACAAGGGGAACATTCAGCCCTGAAACTTCCTCAGAGCTTCCTCAGCCCTGAAACCTCAGCTGGTGGCTCTGACTTGGTGCATCCACAGCACATTTCACTGAGCTTGCCAGATACTCAGCCCATCCTTATCTGTAAGGGACAGGATTTGACAGTTTAAGAAAGGGCAGAGAAGGTAAAAACAGAGCCTGTTATCCACAACCAgtaacagaaatagaaataatagaaacagtgtctgaaagagaaataaaatagctTGGAGGGAAGAGTAAGAGCAGTTCCTATTTCTGCCTGGTGCTTTTGAAGTCATTGCCTCAGCATCAGGCTCCCCAACACTTGGCCAAGAGCATCTCTGAAATGTTTGAGATGCTTATTTGTGTCATGCAGTGAATCACCTCTGCTCTCTCCACTTTTAAAAACAACTAAAATGTGAAACAATTAACACTGTCACTTCCCAAGTGCACGAAAAGCAAGTGGCACTTCTCTGTCTCTGCCATCGCCAGGCTTCGCTGAGGTGCTTGAAACTCAAGACCCTGTTTTCTGTTTCACTTCTCCAGGCATTTTTTccatcatatttttttttttgttgggaaAGTTATTTGGAACCATGACTCAAGCAAACAGTGCCCTACATTTGATTATGGCattctgaaatgaaagaaaagatatTTCTTGCTGGCATCATGATGCCTACCCAGGGTGACTCACCGCACCAGGAAAAAATCAAACCTAATTGGATTGAACTTTGAAGTAACAAAAACTCTGCACACAACGAGGATCTTCCTGTCATTTTGTAATAGAAACCACACATTGATTGGCACAAAAACATTTTGGGGGAGTAGGTGGCTCAAGGAACTGATCCGGTTGTTATTTCATTGAAGAGTTAgacaacagcaggtgcagcaaaAATCCAACTTGAGGGATCTATAAACAAGTGACACCAGCCCTTGGCACTAAAATACCAAGCTGTCCcttgaaaattacattttctgctAACTAAAATCCTATATAAATCTTACTTTGAGGATATCCAGGCCACTGGTCGGATGGGCAGGAACCcgtctgctctgctctgtgtctCATGTTCACTCTAGTTTGgtgtctgtgctgcagctgtaTCACTTCAGATGGAAGTGACTGCCAAGGCCCACACTTTTAAATGTGAACTAGTTTTAAATGAAGAAACTACAGAGGGAGAAATCTTTTAATGGCAAATATCAGGAGATATCTTTTGTCTTTAGAGGGAAAGGCTGTCAACAACTAAAGCTCTTACATTTTTGCCTTTCATTCTCTAATGTTCATATCTGCCAGATTACAGAAGTGCTGTCTTAATTTTTCCTAGACACAATTTACTCCAGTCAAAATGCTCAATATTATGTAAAAGCTGGGTTAGATTTTAAAGAATTCAAAGTTTTACCTCAGGCTGACATTTTACATTACCAGGTCACTTTCCATTGAGCATAAATATTATCACAGATTTCAAATTTTTAGATCTGAAATTATTTAGGTAAGTTCTTTCAAAGCACAGGATTTCAGAGCTCACCCCCCCGGTGCTCAGAGTGCTGTTCCCGTGCTCGAAGCCCCCACAGGTGTCCGTGGCCAGGAGCCAATAATCCGTCCCAAAGGCGATGAGGAAGAGCAGAACCCCGGTGCCTCCGAGGATCCCGGCTGCCAGGGCGGCTGCTCCGGCCTTCATGGGGCAGCAGGGGGGAATCCAGCACAACTGGAAaccagaaaagcaggaaaacccCCGAGTTTCCCGGCTCTCTGGAAGAGCGGGGCCAGAGAAATGCTATTTTTGGATGTGGATAGCGATCTCCTGGCTGGTGTGAGTTTCAGTGGGTGGTGGGGCAGGACTAAGAAAAGCAGATGACCTGGTGTGAGCGAGCAGCTGTGGCATTAAGGATCATGACAAGCACTGAGGCAGAGCACGGAGCCATCCCAGGGGACAcgcggctgctgctgcccgaGAGGCACAGCCAGGAGCCCTCAGGACACGGCTCTGGGTCACGAGTGCAGAATTCCCGGGACACCAGGGAGTTattcccatccctccctgcacacacaaGCAGAGGTGGACTCAAAGGTCTTCCCGACACTGCGGGGCCCCTGGTGTCCTCAGCCACTGTGGTGACACCTCTCGCTGTGTCCCCACAAATGGCACTTCTGGAATTTGCGTCTCCTCCTTCCTCCGAGCAGAACTCTGATGTGGCTTTTACAGAAAGTGACTCCAGGGATgcaagaaaaacattaaaacactGGGAGATCTTAAATATCCCAGTGCTCTTGGGAGGGTTGCAACCACCAGCTCTGCACCAGGCAGGTCCACATGGAGCTGGACAAGGAGCATCCAACCAGGAGCACACACGGACACACCAGGGATGTCCTGCAGCTGTAAATGATGTTCTCCCTCCTGCCATGGAAAAGTGGATCCACACCCCTCCCAGCCTCCTGTGGGAGAAGTGTCTCCAGGGAGCAAGGACATTCCTGCATGGAATCTCACTGCCATTTGCTTCCTCATGTTTTTGGCTTCTGCTGGAGCATCTGCTGCAGATCACTGCCAGGAATGGGATGCCAGACTaggaaaattataatttctgtaGGGCAATAACTATATTCCTGTGGCATGCCAGGAGGCTGGGAGAAGAAATTTAAATTGCAGTCAAAAATCAAGCTCTGATTTTCTAACCTTAGTCATGACCTGATCTAAACAGGGGGGTGATGATGTTGACTTCCCTATCCTATGGGAATTTGTGTTGCCAAATTAATTTCCAAATCAACTTAATATTTAAAGTTACCTGTGAACATATGGGTATCTCAAAGCAACTGCACACTGGCTGGGGAAACTGGAGACAGTTGGGAAAAACTTTGTCTGCACTTCTTATTGAGGCATACAGAGTGATGAATGTTCTCAATCTTCTGTTGTGCTTCTATAAGcaaacagaattttaattataataattaatttcatcctctgcattgttttttcttaaatattgcAGGGGTAGATGTTAAATAACACATTAGACCTCCCTCCCTCACTGTCCCAGGGGCAGAGTTGTTCCTGGTTTCACCTGACTGTGAGCCTATGAGGAATTCCACAGGATCCAGGATCCACTGCAATATTCACTGACTCAGGGAGAAAGGAGAGTTGGGACAGGATGCAGATTTACCATCGTGCAGGGTCAAAACTCAGCCACTGAGCTGGGATCCTGCAGGAATAAACACACCCTGTccatcccacagccctgccattCCACTGGAAACACTTCCAGCAACTGCCAGGTATTTCCATGTAGGTTGTTGTGATCAACCCTCCCTAAACCTCCACTCATCCCATTCCTACACAAATTACCCTTTCTCACCTCAGCACAGCATATTTTTCCATAGTTTTGAACAGCAATAACACACCCATCTCCCAGTCTCTGGTGCTTCACTGCTGCTCTTTGGCTGATTAAATACAAAACACGATTTATCTACCTCCTAAATAATCAATTAATGCAAATCCAATCAGCCATTTAACTACCACACAATCCTGGCTAAAACTGTCTGCAGTGACAATGACAATTGGTTGCCATCTTTTCTTGTGATCTCCTCAAAGCTGGACACGACTGACAGGAGCTTTGGCAATGCTCAGAGGAGCACACCAGGAgtgaggatttttttgtagCTCACACTGCAATgatgtaaaattaaaatgcaaagtgggcatttgtgtatttttattttaaaaaagggattAATGCACACTTCCACATTTCTGGGTGTGTTTTGAGCCAGCTGTATTTGGCGCTGCTGTTTTTGTGCTACTGCACATCCCGAGTTAGTGCTGTTTGCCATTTGGAAGTGTCCTCTGGAATTCTGGGTCCCACTGGCACAAAAACTCTGCGTGGCTGAGGCAGAACATTGCTGGTGCCCAGCCTTGGCTCTTCACAGGATGCCTTGTGCCCAGTCAAACATCCTCCAAATTCTAAGGCTGTGGAACAGGAATTGAGTTCCCAAGGTTGAAATGTCTCTCCACACACTGAAGTCCCACTCCTGACAGGTGTTTCTTTTCAAAGACATGTTGGACAGGgattggagcaacctggtccagtgaaAGGTGTCCTTGCCTATGGCAGGGTTTGGAACTGgatcatctttaaggtcccttccaacccaaaccatcccgtGACTCTAggatgattctatgattccttGTCACAGCCTCAAGCATGTCCTCATCACCTTCAGGATCCAAAAAATTTCTGGGCAATGAGACTGTGTGGTTTCTCCTACAACCTGTAGAAAGTGGTAATGATGCTGTCTGTCCTTTGGAGCCCGTGTTGGGATCTCTGGAATGCCACACCAAAGCCAGGGGGCTGAATTAACCATATAACACATTTAACATTTAACTCCCAAGAAAAACAGaccttcctttcttccccctgGTGCCAGCAGGGACCTGCCTTCAGCGTCCTCTTATCCACACAGGTCAAATGATAGTGCCACCATGGGCAGCTCCAGGACTTCggtggtggaaaaaaaaacttgtacCCTGAGCCTTTTATTAATTCCAAACTGACCCTgaaaatttttttgttctgttttctcttAAGCTTTTAAACCAAAATTGTGACTCTCCAAAATATATTCCAGCAAGAAGCTGGGGCAAGTCAGCTCAAATTTTTTGCAGAATTGGGTGTTTTACCTTTGAGTTGATCAAAGACTCCATCAGCACAGTCTGTGTTGTTATTTCCTGTAGTTTGATCCGTACTCAcagaaaaatttacattttatgtaCATAGATCAACATATTTTCACTTTCTCATGCAGAAAGCAGAGGATTTCTTGAAATTTGATAGAGATGAGTTTCTAGGGCTGCCTTTGGAGATTTCACTGGGTCCCTTTGGAGATCTGCAGACTTTTCttcactggagcttggcctGACAGTCCTGGgtggtgaaatcctggaatgggCTGttcagggcagggagggagtccccatccctggagggatttaaaagctctgtgaatgtggcacttgggaacatgggtcagtggtggccttggcagtgctgggggaatggttggGCTCCATGGTTTTAAAGGGCTTTTCCAAATTAAATGATTCAGTGGTTCTATGATCTGCCCTGCTCCAAAAGATGTCCCACGCGCTGTTCCCTTAGGTAGGTGAGGGAATATCCTCGAGTCTCttcttttgctcttttctcCCCACACCTCTGAACAAGAAGAcagcaaagccaaccagaccATGACAAGagcaccccagcactgccaactTCACCTTGGAACAGCCACCAGCATCCCTGATGGTTTCACAAAGAGCAACCCCCAgtctgagctgtgctggaaggGAAAGCAATAAATACCCATGCTGACATTTGCCCCTTTAATTCTGCATTAAAATGATAATCTCCAGTTCATCTCCATCACATGCTCCTTTTTCATCTCTCCCGTCTCCATGTCTCTTGGAAGAAGCGCATAAGCCTGGATGTTGAAAGATCCTTAATGGTTCTTCTGAGGCTGAATCCCCTCCAGGACTTGATGTCAATAGAGAAAAAAGCTCAAATTTGCCTCACCTGCTTCTCAAGTGTTGCCAGCCCTTTCCAGGATTAAGTCATTATAATCTCCTTAATCAGTcatgaaataaaatgaacacAAGTGTGGCTTGCtgcccaaaataaaaatactaaagaTCATATGAGGAAATGCTTTTGGACTTGTGAGTACAGTGGGGAGATTTTGCCTGATTTTCAAATGCAGCTGACTGATGTCTTTGCAGAGAGTTTTCTGATGTGGTTTTGGGGCTCTCACTTTGCCATCAAGCTACTCCCCCTCATTAACAATTTTTGCCCATTTTAACCTGAACTTTCCACAGACTCCTGTAAACTTCCAGAGTATGCACAGAGCAAAAACTCTCTGAACTCCTAAAGGAATCAAACTGATGCAATTTATTTCCACAGAACCATGCAATATTCAATGATACACTGAATTCGTGTTTTTAACACTTTTTAAAGGACTAAAACCCTGGAAAGAATTAATTAGGCATGCTCTGAAGCCTGAGCACTTAACAGTTTTCCACTCGGTTGTAGAATTTTAAGACCACCAACACTGGATACTGGCAAAGATTATCAAAGGTATTCTGGGCTGAAATACAAACTAGTCAGAGGGCTTGGCTACTGAGTGACTGGAAAATACTTCATAAAAGCTTTAGCCAGGCTATTATATTTTGCAaagtaattttaagaaaaaatccaCAGCATACAGAAGGTTAAATTTAGGGCAGAGTGACTCACTGGGAAAAAATGTCCTGCTGGGAATATCTGTCTTCTCTGAAGATCGAGCAGATTGTTCATGCAGCAGAGAGGCATTGATGGACCCAGCACTCCAAGGGGGCTGGAAGGGAAGGATGGGCTGGGATCCAAGAGGGATCCCACGCCTGGGCATGGGaatgtggggctggggtggaACAGCCTCTGCATACCTGGAGCCAGCAACCTCTGTAAGTGCAAGAAGCTGGGAGATCCTGGCATGGGAACGTCCCTCATGCTGAACTGAGATGAAAATGTcccatttcaaaaaaaaaaaaaaaaaaaaaaaaggaatttttttaatctttttttccacATCAGATAAAATTTCCATTCAATTTTCTATCATTGTTCCAAGAACTTCTGTTGGCTACAACAGTATTGCAAAGAAATATACAGCCACCAAAACAGCCACCATTTAATAACCCATAATGATATTGCAAAGAACTGATGGGAGACTCAATTGGAAAAAGTTCCTTATTTAAGCGCCTGATGTCCAGAAAAATGATGCATGTTGTACAAAGATGACAAGGATGGATGCAAGACAAAGATGGTATCCAGGTATTTTGGATAAAAATAACACAAGCCAGATGCAAAagcataaaaccaaaataaaagagccaaaagaaccccaaacaaaatccaagcaagAATTAGACAATCACAGTGTCTATCCTTGATTAAATACTC belongs to Lonchura striata isolate bLonStr1 chromosome 14, bLonStr1.mat, whole genome shotgun sequence and includes:
- the LOC110477799 gene encoding transmembrane protein 182 codes for the protein MKAGAAALAAGILGGTGVLLFLIAFGTDYWLLATDTCGGFEHGNSTLSTGGAETPTEVGKEILTFHHEGFFWRCWFFGEGHPETIWTFWYTSQAHPKFCMHGYLFPMPIAVGPFPHPSYDTTAVYRGFWTAFILLAVAAGLVGGLLLVCGVPFSSPHSYKVGGGFLLLSGGLFLLLVFLFVMWKEFAADFQKYILLERSERCLDDVPVHVYYGWSFMFAAAGVPLVLLSGLLFFLVGRDIIDSLQ